The following are from one region of the Corynebacterium hindlerae genome:
- a CDS encoding dipeptide ABC transporter ATP-binding protein, whose protein sequence is MISISDLRVGTREGDELVHGVSLTIAPGERVGLIGESGSGKSLTALSIMGLLDPDLSAAGSISFEGQELLQLREPELAGLRGEEISMIFQEPMTALNPLMPVGAQIAEVMVVHGTASKSQAKERTRALLDDVGLEPGMASRYPHQMSGGQRQRVLIAMALANKPKLLLCDEPTTALDVTVQRHILELIATLAEKHDTALLFITHDLGLVSSLCERVVVMKSGSIVEDGPVAEVLNTPSHEYTRGLLAASDLEARDAEGHLYTVHTASAGSYRKGQALAMPIRPEIGDVVVSANKLGKVYQRRWFLKRTETTAVRDVSFELRRGQRLGIVGGSGSGKSTLLRMISGLDIPTTGTVAVTGSTQMVFQDPFASLDPRMTIAACVAEPLRGMSGPERQARVREVLEEVGIPLSALGRYPHEFSGGQRQRISIARALTVKPDIILADEPVSALDVSVRAMVLNVLEDLVSAHNMSMIFVSHDLSVVRQICTDVLVMHHGEVVERGAVADVYATPRSDYTRELLAAVPRV, encoded by the coding sequence ATGATCTCCATTTCTGATCTGCGCGTCGGCACCCGTGAGGGCGACGAGCTGGTGCACGGCGTGAGCTTAACGATCGCCCCTGGCGAGCGGGTCGGCTTGATCGGCGAATCGGGCTCCGGTAAATCCCTCACCGCGCTATCCATCATGGGATTGTTGGACCCCGATCTGTCGGCCGCCGGTTCCATCAGCTTCGAAGGGCAAGAGCTGCTGCAGCTGCGCGAACCAGAGCTTGCTGGCCTGCGTGGCGAGGAAATCTCCATGATTTTCCAGGAGCCCATGACCGCGCTCAATCCCCTGATGCCTGTGGGCGCGCAAATCGCTGAGGTCATGGTGGTGCACGGTACGGCGTCGAAAAGCCAGGCAAAAGAGCGCACCCGCGCGCTTCTCGACGACGTTGGCCTGGAGCCTGGCATGGCAAGCCGATATCCGCACCAAATGTCCGGTGGCCAACGGCAGCGTGTCCTCATCGCCATGGCACTTGCGAACAAACCCAAGCTGTTGCTCTGCGACGAACCCACCACCGCGCTGGATGTGACGGTGCAGCGGCACATCCTGGAGCTGATCGCGACGCTTGCGGAAAAGCATGACACCGCGCTGCTTTTCATCACTCATGATCTGGGGCTGGTGTCGTCCCTATGTGAGCGGGTGGTCGTGATGAAGAGCGGGTCCATTGTGGAGGATGGACCGGTGGCGGAGGTTCTCAACACGCCGTCTCACGAGTACACCCGCGGGCTGTTGGCTGCCTCTGACCTTGAGGCACGCGACGCGGAGGGACACCTGTACACCGTGCACACTGCCAGCGCCGGGTCCTATCGCAAGGGACAAGCGCTCGCCATGCCTATCCGCCCAGAAATTGGTGACGTGGTAGTTTCCGCGAACAAACTCGGAAAGGTGTATCAGCGCCGCTGGTTCCTCAAGCGCACGGAAACCACCGCAGTTCGTGACGTTTCCTTTGAACTGCGCAGGGGCCAGCGCCTCGGGATCGTAGGCGGATCGGGCTCTGGAAAATCGACGCTGCTGCGGATGATCTCTGGCCTCGACATCCCAACTACCGGCACCGTTGCGGTCACGGGCAGCACGCAGATGGTGTTTCAGGATCCGTTCGCGTCCCTGGACCCGCGGATGACCATCGCCGCCTGCGTAGCGGAACCCCTGCGTGGGATGTCTGGTCCGGAGCGCCAGGCCCGAGTGCGGGAGGTGCTGGAAGAAGTCGGTATTCCGTTGTCAGCGTTGGGCCGCTATCCGCACGAGTTTTCTGGTGGTCAGCGCCAGCGCATTTCGATCGCCCGCGCACTGACAGTAAAACCCGACATCATCCTGGCCGATGAGCCGGTGTCCGCACTGGATGTTTCGGTTCGTGCGATGGTTCTGAACGTGCTTGAGGATCTGGTCAGTGCGCATAACATGTCGATGATCTTTGTCTCTCACGACCTGTCGGTCGTGCGTCAAATCTGCACCGATGTGTTGGTGATGCACCACGGGGAGGTGGTGGAACGGGGCGCGGTGGCCGACGTCTACGCCACCCCTCGCTCCGATTACACCCGCGAGCTGCTTGCAGCGGTGCCACGGGTGTAG
- a CDS encoding aminotransferase class I/II-fold pyridoxal phosphate-dependent enzyme has translation MHLTDLARTAMAEWQAQGLLRTPGIFSSAQHPVATIDGRDYVLFSSSNYLSLAAHPAVIAAATAATEEFGAGSGGSRLTTGSTTWHRRAEAEFAQFVGSEDAVLFATGYQANLSTIATIGTLTEDLVIFSDSLNHASIIDGCRISRTPLKVFPHRDMAVLADLLAARTTTHALVITDGLFSMDGDIAPLPELLRLCQDRGAWLMVDDAHAVGTLGDHGRGTVEYFGCALPDILIGTASKALGAEGGFVCCNSEVAGLLRNRARSYVFSTAVPASSAAAISSALTLVDEALPALRRNVTHLCQLLNLPVSPSPIIPIPVGDEAEATKRSAALKEQGLWVPAIRYPTVPRGAAILRVTVMAEHTPEHIEQLARALATSGQ, from the coding sequence ATGCACCTAACGGATCTTGCCCGCACCGCAATGGCAGAATGGCAAGCTCAAGGCCTGCTGCGCACTCCCGGGATCTTCAGTTCCGCCCAGCACCCGGTGGCCACCATCGACGGCCGCGACTACGTGTTGTTTTCCTCCTCCAACTACCTCTCACTGGCTGCCCACCCAGCTGTCATTGCCGCAGCAACGGCAGCAACCGAGGAATTCGGGGCTGGCTCCGGAGGGTCACGTCTCACCACCGGGTCCACCACCTGGCACCGCAGGGCCGAAGCAGAATTCGCCCAGTTTGTTGGGAGCGAGGACGCCGTTCTGTTCGCCACTGGCTACCAGGCGAATCTTTCCACCATCGCCACGATCGGTACACTCACGGAGGATCTGGTGATCTTTTCAGACTCCCTGAACCACGCCAGCATCATCGATGGCTGCCGGATCTCCCGCACCCCACTTAAGGTGTTTCCTCACCGTGACATGGCTGTATTGGCAGACCTCCTAGCTGCCAGAACAACCACCCACGCGCTGGTCATCACCGATGGACTCTTTTCCATGGACGGGGATATCGCGCCCCTGCCGGAACTGCTTCGTCTTTGCCAGGACCGCGGGGCGTGGCTCATGGTTGACGATGCTCACGCCGTCGGTACGCTCGGCGACCATGGGCGCGGAACAGTCGAATACTTCGGGTGCGCACTTCCGGACATCCTCATCGGAACCGCCAGCAAAGCCCTCGGCGCCGAGGGCGGGTTCGTCTGCTGCAATTCGGAGGTAGCTGGGCTGCTGCGCAATCGCGCCCGCAGCTATGTGTTTTCCACCGCGGTGCCTGCCAGCTCGGCAGCCGCGATCAGTTCGGCGCTCACGCTCGTAGATGAAGCTCTCCCCGCGCTCCGCCGCAATGTTACGCACCTTTGCCAGCTTCTGAATCTGCCGGTATCCCCCTCCCCAATCATCCCCATCCCGGTCGGTGATGAAGCCGAGGCGACGAAGCGCTCGGCTGCCCTCAAAGAGCAAGGGCTGTGGGTTCCAGCGATACGGTACCCCACGGTGCCGCGGGGAGCCGCCATCTTGCGAGTTACCGTAATGGCGGAGCACACCCCGGAGCACATCGAGCAGCTAGCTCGGGCGCTCGCTACTTCTGGACAGTGA
- a CDS encoding 6-carboxyhexanoate--CoA ligase: MSLYSIKMRASRAGAHISGAERIVPQADIATEVSALTERALTHPHGVPDSVNIKTTLLTEEITRVPALQVVEVPQSQTFIPDFLREHGLSEAAHELLYTVTGLRGAMLIDAHTGERLDPNEDRGVRVTNMDHVVSSVREGKQHFAEAMALASKVNFHPNIVAELCISDDPNYTTGYVAHEGTYYRLANCKEPGATIGTRVFLYNGPQEEIADTIDYLEHTPVLVEGWPCT; this comes from the coding sequence ATGAGCCTTTACTCAATCAAGATGCGCGCCTCCCGCGCCGGCGCCCACATTTCCGGCGCGGAACGCATCGTGCCCCAGGCCGACATCGCAACCGAGGTCAGCGCCCTCACCGAGCGTGCGCTCACTCACCCGCATGGTGTCCCCGACAGCGTCAACATCAAAACGACTCTCCTGACCGAAGAGATCACCCGGGTCCCAGCGCTGCAGGTGGTGGAAGTGCCACAGTCCCAGACGTTTATCCCCGACTTCCTACGTGAGCACGGGCTGAGCGAAGCTGCCCACGAACTGCTCTACACCGTCACCGGCCTGCGGGGCGCCATGCTTATCGACGCCCACACCGGCGAACGCCTCGATCCCAACGAAGATCGTGGCGTGCGGGTGACCAATATGGACCACGTGGTTTCTAGCGTCCGCGAGGGCAAACAGCATTTCGCTGAAGCTATGGCGCTGGCCAGCAAAGTGAATTTTCACCCAAACATCGTGGCTGAGCTCTGCATTTCCGACGACCCGAACTACACCACCGGCTATGTCGCGCACGAAGGCACCTACTATCGGCTGGCGAACTGCAAAGAACCAGGCGCCACCATCGGCACCCGCGTATTCCTCTATAACGGGCCGCAGGAAGAAATCGCCGACACCATCGATTACCTGGAACACACACCCGTACTAGTAGAGGGATGGCCATGCACCTAA
- a CDS encoding YeeE/YedE thiosulfate transporter family protein, which produces MIVTGLLVGLLLGAVMQRGRFCVTGMLRDIFTLKSWRSIVALLVVISVHAVGLAGLTTAGIISPEVDDFAPFAVILGSLLFGFGIVLAGGCASGTWYRSGEGLVGSWIALIFYGLSAAAMKRGALQPVNEFLRSKTIPIRTIPETLGVSPWWFALGLTAFTIYAVNFYLQRDALRGRKTALDLPLWQRPLHLYTAGALVGILGVISWPLSAASGRNGGLGITTPSADIFSFVVTAQAKHLNWGTLLVVGILLGSYFAAKATGEFRVRLPDAIQAQRSVFGGILMGVGAAWAGGCTVGNGMVETSLFSYQGWVALLFTAVGVGAASKVLLKPTQNTALPVSASESSVSFATAPVALKVRTETQQGLRQIAPNTYALDTLGAVCPFPLVDARSAMANLSEGDSLVIDFDCTQATETIPQWATDQGYQVTDFSKKGSAGWQITVQK; this is translated from the coding sequence ATGATCGTGACTGGATTACTCGTCGGCCTCCTGCTCGGCGCCGTTATGCAACGAGGCAGGTTCTGTGTCACGGGCATGCTGCGAGACATTTTCACCCTGAAATCATGGCGCAGCATCGTCGCCCTCCTGGTGGTCATTTCGGTACATGCCGTTGGCCTAGCTGGCCTCACGACGGCCGGGATCATCTCCCCCGAAGTGGACGATTTCGCCCCCTTCGCTGTGATTCTCGGCAGCCTGCTGTTCGGCTTCGGAATCGTCCTCGCTGGCGGCTGCGCCTCCGGTACCTGGTACCGCTCGGGCGAAGGCCTGGTGGGTTCCTGGATCGCTCTGATCTTCTACGGGCTGTCAGCTGCAGCAATGAAGCGTGGCGCGCTCCAACCAGTTAACGAGTTCCTCCGCTCCAAGACCATCCCGATCCGCACCATCCCGGAAACGCTGGGGGTTTCTCCGTGGTGGTTTGCGCTGGGGCTCACGGCATTCACTATCTATGCGGTGAACTTCTACCTGCAGCGTGACGCGCTGCGTGGCCGTAAAACTGCGCTTGACCTGCCACTGTGGCAGCGCCCGCTGCACCTGTACACCGCCGGTGCGCTGGTGGGTATCCTCGGCGTGATTTCCTGGCCACTCTCCGCGGCCTCTGGTCGCAACGGTGGCCTGGGTATCACCACGCCATCTGCTGACATCTTTAGCTTTGTGGTTACCGCGCAGGCGAAGCACCTGAATTGGGGAACCCTGCTCGTCGTAGGTATCTTGCTCGGGTCTTACTTCGCTGCGAAGGCTACTGGGGAGTTCCGCGTCCGCCTGCCAGACGCAATCCAGGCGCAGCGCTCGGTGTTTGGTGGCATCCTCATGGGTGTTGGCGCGGCATGGGCCGGTGGCTGCACCGTGGGTAACGGCATGGTCGAGACCAGCCTGTTCAGCTACCAGGGTTGGGTAGCGCTGCTGTTCACCGCCGTTGGCGTGGGCGCCGCATCGAAGGTGCTGCTCAAGCCGACGCAGAACACCGCACTTCCAGTGTCTGCATCAGAGTCCTCTGTCTCCTTTGCCACTGCTCCGGTAGCGCTGAAGGTTCGCACGGAAACTCAGCAGGGCCTGCGCCAGATCGCACCGAACACCTATGCGCTGGACACCCTCGGCGCAGTGTGCCCATTCCCGCTGGTTGATGCGCGTTCTGCGATGGCTAATCTCTCCGAAGGTGACTCCCTCGTCATTGACTTCGACTGCACCCAAGCCACCGAAACCATCCCGCAGTGGGCAACCGACCAGGGATACCAGGTCACTGACTTCAGTAAGAAAGGCAGCGCTGGCTGGCAGATCACTGTCCAGAAGTAG
- a CDS encoding alpha/beta fold hydrolase, which translates to MPKLRALDFRSAPFAPRYYDSDPEGPETGAIVLLHGTFGSTASHFGLVFPELARHRRVIGLDFQPVQEELTVSQLVEQTRQLIDGLGLQRPVIVGYSLGAVVAAAFAGTHPELLSQLVVLAGWARSDQQQHARNDIWFRLRETDEDALRTFTVLSVFGPEFIASMSPRQLEASRKSLVFSAFGEAQMRLNRSVDISALLPSITAETLVLSCTQDAMVPPHHQQQLTAALADAHLRYLHGGHGIVFEDPDAVVREILEFLA; encoded by the coding sequence ATGCCTAAACTTCGCGCCCTCGATTTCCGCTCCGCTCCCTTCGCACCGCGCTACTACGATTCCGACCCAGAAGGGCCTGAGACGGGCGCGATTGTGCTGCTCCACGGCACGTTTGGGAGCACCGCCTCCCACTTCGGGCTCGTGTTTCCCGAGTTGGCGCGCCACCGCCGGGTCATTGGACTGGATTTCCAGCCAGTCCAGGAGGAGCTCACCGTGTCGCAATTGGTGGAGCAAACGCGACAGCTGATTGACGGTCTCGGGCTACAGCGTCCAGTGATCGTCGGCTATTCCCTGGGCGCAGTGGTAGCGGCGGCCTTTGCGGGTACCCACCCGGAGCTGCTGAGCCAGTTGGTGGTACTGGCGGGCTGGGCGCGCAGCGATCAGCAGCAACATGCCCGCAACGATATCTGGTTCCGGCTGCGCGAGACCGACGAAGACGCACTCCGCACCTTTACCGTGCTTTCGGTGTTCGGGCCGGAGTTCATCGCCTCGATGAGCCCACGGCAACTCGAAGCGAGCAGGAAATCACTGGTTTTTAGCGCTTTCGGCGAAGCTCAAATGCGACTCAACCGGAGCGTCGATATTAGCGCGCTGCTGCCCAGCATCACCGCGGAGACGTTGGTGCTGTCGTGCACCCAGGACGCGATGGTACCCCCACACCATCAACAACAGCTCACCGCCGCGCTTGCCGACGCCCACCTGCGCTATCTCCACGGCGGCCACGGCATCGTCTTTGAAGACCCGGATGCTGTCGTGCGGGAAATTCTCGAGTTCTTAGCCTGA
- a CDS encoding YeiH family protein, with the protein MTTVKSLAPGVGLCVIGAVAAYALDLAFRSTAGFSALILIAIVLGIVVGNVRPVSGALNPGVAFTAKKVLRFGVAILGFSISLATLAHLGPAMLGVVLAIVAGGIGTTYALTKWSSLSREHVLMIGAGCSICGAAAISAVESVLPKRKTEEIASAIAVIVVLGTMMIFAGPLVAWGLGFSPEQGALFIGGATHEVGQVVAGGLMAGVVELAVAIKLGRVLLLAPVVALIGMGGEQKTRWTTLVPVFVQMFILAVLARTFLPIPEVVLDGVDTLRTWLFAAAMFALGTSVTARALLKSGARPFLVGAVVSGVIIVIALLGTQLI; encoded by the coding sequence ATGACTACCGTTAAGTCGCTTGCTCCTGGTGTCGGATTGTGCGTGATCGGCGCGGTCGCCGCCTATGCGCTGGATCTGGCGTTCCGTTCCACTGCTGGGTTTTCTGCGCTGATCCTCATCGCGATTGTGCTGGGGATCGTGGTGGGTAACGTCCGTCCGGTCTCTGGTGCACTCAACCCTGGCGTAGCATTCACCGCGAAGAAGGTCCTGCGCTTCGGCGTGGCTATCCTGGGCTTTTCTATCTCCTTGGCCACTCTTGCCCATCTTGGCCCTGCAATGCTGGGCGTGGTGCTCGCCATCGTTGCGGGTGGCATTGGGACCACATATGCGCTCACGAAGTGGTCGTCGTTGTCGCGGGAGCATGTGCTGATGATCGGCGCGGGATGCTCCATTTGTGGCGCTGCGGCGATCAGTGCCGTGGAGTCGGTACTGCCGAAGCGCAAGACTGAGGAGATTGCGTCGGCGATTGCGGTGATCGTGGTGCTGGGGACCATGATGATTTTCGCCGGCCCGCTGGTTGCCTGGGGTCTGGGTTTTTCCCCGGAGCAAGGCGCGCTGTTTATTGGTGGGGCGACTCATGAGGTGGGCCAGGTGGTAGCTGGTGGCTTGATGGCCGGTGTAGTCGAGCTGGCGGTGGCGATCAAACTGGGCCGGGTGTTGTTGCTTGCTCCAGTTGTGGCTCTGATCGGGATGGGCGGTGAGCAGAAAACCCGCTGGACCACGCTGGTTCCGGTGTTTGTGCAAATGTTCATCTTGGCGGTCCTGGCCCGGACTTTCCTGCCGATTCCCGAGGTGGTGTTGGACGGCGTCGATACGCTGCGTACCTGGTTGTTTGCGGCAGCAATGTTTGCGCTGGGCACGTCGGTGACGGCGCGGGCGCTGCTGAAGTCGGGGGCGCGTCCGTTCCTGGTGGGAGCGGTGGTCAGCGGCGTGATTATCGTTATCGCTTTGCTAGGAACACAGCTGATTTGA
- a CDS encoding FUSC family protein, with translation MAGKDQRLVEQLPPAPNPWQLLTAFHTPGPRWPGALRAALAMLIPGSLALLFGLDHEVVLITAGSCTVIYGEGHPFRTRIKVLVIAAALIIMGTGSGALVGQTVWGHINAGDTHWWLLLTAVFSCAIAGALLFVSNALRLPPPGPFFIVMVASASTMTPRLGVEPWQVSLFASIGALSAIVIGMAPALVHPQQPEESAVEVLEGAIAALQECGGVNVARRHQAETALANAWFALSDAKVVRGGKVIDQSRTQLVERALAAQQELARLSAGLTDTGATASDSPSYVNTSRVTIPHTRPSVTFRLYRSASWHSHATVTTVRILSAALAASVVGIALDFDRPDWAIVSAVMMLQMGPDLIPGTIRGVHRLVGSIVGIGAFALIHLLDPGPWGLLFFLAFTQFMAEIFVVRNYAITVIFTTPLALLMGGATHTELAPVLVSRIAETTIATAFAIAALWLVFRGADQVRHAELVERCYGAMGNLIGALTTKTPDAALASRRALQHELLGERGAIQSLAANCRAVAEQRWDSHLRLQDAGYAVLDYCTAHADRELELEEIEQLAQRVRRSSSG, from the coding sequence GTGGCGGGCAAAGACCAACGACTCGTTGAGCAACTCCCGCCAGCACCCAATCCATGGCAACTCCTCACTGCCTTCCACACCCCCGGCCCGCGCTGGCCTGGCGCGCTGCGCGCGGCCCTCGCCATGCTGATTCCGGGTTCCCTTGCGCTGCTCTTCGGGCTGGATCATGAGGTCGTGTTGATCACCGCCGGGTCGTGCACTGTCATTTACGGCGAAGGGCACCCCTTCCGTACTCGCATTAAAGTGTTGGTGATCGCGGCGGCTCTCATCATCATGGGCACCGGCTCAGGTGCACTGGTAGGGCAAACGGTGTGGGGGCACATTAATGCTGGTGATACGCACTGGTGGCTGCTTCTCACGGCGGTGTTTTCCTGCGCGATCGCCGGGGCACTCCTCTTCGTATCGAACGCGCTTCGGCTGCCACCACCTGGACCGTTTTTCATCGTGATGGTGGCGTCTGCCTCGACGATGACTCCTCGGCTAGGGGTGGAGCCCTGGCAGGTATCGCTGTTTGCCAGCATCGGCGCGCTGAGCGCCATCGTGATCGGAATGGCACCGGCCCTGGTCCACCCGCAGCAGCCGGAGGAATCAGCGGTTGAGGTCTTAGAAGGCGCAATCGCCGCGCTGCAGGAGTGCGGAGGCGTCAATGTAGCGCGGCGCCACCAAGCGGAAACAGCCCTGGCTAATGCATGGTTTGCGCTCTCCGATGCGAAGGTGGTGCGGGGAGGCAAGGTTATCGACCAGTCCCGTACCCAGTTGGTAGAGCGCGCGCTAGCGGCTCAGCAAGAGCTAGCTCGGCTGTCCGCGGGTCTCACCGACACTGGCGCCACGGCCAGCGATTCACCGTCCTACGTCAACACCTCACGCGTCACCATTCCGCATACTCGCCCCTCGGTGACATTTCGGCTCTACCGGTCCGCGAGCTGGCACAGCCACGCGACGGTCACTACCGTACGTATTCTTTCCGCGGCGCTGGCTGCCTCGGTGGTCGGCATCGCGTTGGACTTTGACCGCCCGGACTGGGCGATTGTCTCGGCAGTGATGATGCTACAAATGGGCCCGGATCTGATTCCGGGAACCATCCGTGGGGTGCACCGCTTGGTGGGGTCCATCGTCGGCATCGGCGCTTTTGCCCTCATCCATCTGCTTGATCCGGGCCCGTGGGGGTTGCTGTTCTTCTTGGCATTCACGCAGTTCATGGCGGAAATTTTCGTGGTTCGCAACTACGCTATCACGGTGATTTTCACTACCCCACTGGCGCTGCTCATGGGTGGCGCCACGCACACTGAGCTCGCGCCGGTGCTTGTCTCGCGTATCGCGGAGACCACGATCGCCACGGCGTTCGCTATCGCTGCACTCTGGTTGGTTTTCCGGGGTGCGGATCAGGTGCGCCACGCCGAGCTGGTCGAGCGCTGTTACGGAGCGATGGGCAACCTCATCGGTGCACTCACCACCAAGACTCCCGACGCAGCGCTGGCTTCTCGACGCGCCCTTCAACACGAACTCCTCGGCGAACGCGGCGCTATCCAGTCGTTAGCCGCCAACTGTCGCGCTGTGGCCGAGCAGCGCTGGGACTCTCACCTGCGCTTGCAGGACGCCGGATACGCAGTCTTGGACTATTGCACCGCCCACGCCGATCGGGAGTTGGAACTGGAGGAGATTGAGCAGCTCGCGCAGCGAGTTCGACGGAGTTCCTCAGGCTAA
- a CDS encoding M20 family metallopeptidase, with the protein MTDKYTPSTAYLDQINARVEEKIATASPVPTELGHYSGQEELWDGVDKAAQQFHEELVELALDLHAHPETAFEEFRSAEQITNLLRRHGFDARKGVHGVDTAVRAEWASPDFTSGEHPTIAVISEYDALPGIGHACGHNVIAACGLGGFLAATQVLKDSDAQGKVVFLGTPAEEGHSGKEYLIQAGAFDGIDAAVMIHPFTYDIGSHVWVGRRNLEVTFHGKPAHASSEPFMGRNALDAASLAYQAFGLMRQQMPPSDRLHAIINEGGERASIIPETAQMNIYVRSLYTDTLVDLSQRVDDIITGAALMAGVTVTTNWDVHPATLPVRNNHALAERWRTTQARRGRDPLPAGIIPETLAASTDFGNVSHLIPGIHPMVKIAPVGVALHTGDFEQAAASDAAAEGILDSTIGLGQVIVDAIVDPALLDAARADFAAAGEPVRCSELFST; encoded by the coding sequence ATGACTGACAAGTACACCCCGTCAACCGCTTACCTCGATCAGATCAACGCCCGCGTCGAAGAAAAGATTGCTACCGCGTCACCCGTTCCTACCGAACTAGGACATTATTCCGGGCAGGAGGAACTGTGGGACGGCGTCGATAAGGCAGCGCAGCAGTTCCACGAAGAGCTCGTCGAACTCGCCCTGGACCTGCATGCCCATCCAGAAACCGCCTTTGAGGAATTCCGTTCCGCAGAACAAATCACCAACCTGCTGCGCCGCCACGGTTTCGACGCACGCAAGGGGGTGCATGGCGTGGACACTGCCGTGCGGGCAGAATGGGCCAGCCCAGACTTCACATCCGGCGAGCACCCCACCATTGCCGTGATCAGCGAGTACGACGCGCTGCCCGGGATCGGCCACGCCTGCGGACACAACGTCATCGCAGCCTGTGGGCTCGGCGGATTCCTCGCTGCCACGCAGGTGCTGAAAGACAGTGACGCGCAAGGAAAAGTGGTGTTTCTAGGAACTCCCGCCGAAGAGGGGCACTCCGGGAAGGAGTATCTCATCCAGGCCGGCGCCTTCGACGGGATCGACGCCGCCGTCATGATCCACCCCTTCACCTACGACATCGGCAGCCACGTGTGGGTGGGACGTCGCAACCTGGAAGTGACCTTCCACGGCAAGCCCGCCCACGCCTCCTCCGAACCCTTCATGGGACGAAACGCTCTCGACGCGGCATCGCTGGCTTACCAGGCATTCGGACTGATGCGTCAGCAAATGCCCCCGAGCGATCGCCTGCACGCCATCATCAATGAAGGCGGAGAACGAGCCTCCATCATCCCGGAGACCGCCCAGATGAACATTTACGTGCGCTCGCTGTACACGGACACCCTGGTAGACCTTTCCCAACGCGTGGACGACATCATTACCGGTGCAGCGCTCATGGCCGGGGTGACCGTGACCACGAACTGGGACGTGCACCCGGCGACACTGCCGGTACGTAACAATCACGCATTGGCGGAACGCTGGCGGACAACGCAGGCTAGGCGAGGCCGAGACCCCCTGCCCGCCGGGATCATTCCGGAAACCCTAGCGGCCTCCACGGACTTTGGAAACGTCTCCCACCTCATCCCGGGGATTCACCCGATGGTGAAAATCGCACCGGTGGGGGTGGCGCTGCATACCGGTGATTTTGAACAAGCGGCCGCTTCCGACGCCGCAGCGGAGGGGATCCTGGATTCGACAATTGGGCTGGGGCAAGTGATCGTGGATGCGATCGTGGACCCGGCGCTGCTGGACGCGGCGCGAGCGGATTTCGCAGCTGCTGGGGAGCCGGTGCGGTGTAGTGAGCTGTTTAGCACCTAA
- a CDS encoding alpha/beta fold hydrolase encodes MFERRSRRMGHTFIEHTLELPLSYEDPAGKKISVFAREIQRDGGEDLPFLVYLQGGPGFPAPRPTGIDGWIAPMLDNYRILLLDQRGTGRSTRVDADSGWTANELACLRADSICRDAEQFRTALGVDTWSLIGQSFGGFCITTYLSLFPNSVERAYLTGGLPAVGVEVDDIYRATYTALRRRHDDFYHQVPWAADRVAEICHHLNNTEELLPTGERLSARRFRTIGIELGRGSGFDTLAYLLEEPFHQVRGEKRLRSDFLLDVGARVSFAGGPLYAVLHETLYAGPGCATNWSAHRIREEFAGFEEGADHYLTGEHIYPWLFEEDPALRPFAAAANELATRTDWPALYDVHNLSNSPATAAAAVYVDDIFVPFGYSMNTAAMYRDLRPLVTNRFQHDGLRVDGAGIVQELDRMLLDH; translated from the coding sequence TTGTTTGAACGTCGCTCCCGCCGGATGGGGCACACCTTCATTGAGCACACCCTTGAGCTGCCACTGTCCTACGAGGATCCGGCCGGGAAGAAGATCTCTGTTTTCGCCCGCGAAATTCAGCGCGATGGGGGAGAAGACCTTCCCTTCCTGGTATATCTGCAGGGCGGTCCCGGTTTTCCAGCTCCGCGCCCCACGGGGATCGACGGCTGGATTGCTCCGATGCTCGACAACTACCGCATTCTGCTGCTGGATCAGCGTGGAACGGGGCGCTCCACGCGAGTGGATGCCGACTCGGGATGGACCGCAAACGAACTCGCCTGCTTGCGTGCGGATTCCATCTGCCGTGATGCTGAGCAATTCCGCACCGCCCTCGGCGTGGACACATGGTCCCTCATTGGGCAGAGTTTCGGTGGTTTTTGCATCACCACGTACTTGTCGTTGTTCCCTAACTCCGTGGAGCGCGCCTACCTCACGGGCGGTTTACCGGCGGTGGGAGTGGAAGTCGATGACATTTATCGGGCCACCTACACGGCGCTGCGTCGTCGCCACGACGACTTCTACCACCAAGTTCCGTGGGCAGCGGATCGGGTGGCGGAGATCTGCCACCACTTAAACAACACGGAGGAGCTGCTCCCGACAGGAGAGCGACTCAGCGCCCGCCGCTTCCGCACCATCGGCATTGAACTGGGCCGAGGCTCCGGGTTTGACACCCTCGCCTACCTGCTGGAAGAGCCATTCCACCAGGTGCGCGGGGAGAAGCGCCTGCGCTCGGACTTTCTCCTCGACGTCGGTGCCCGGGTGTCCTTCGCGGGCGGCCCGCTCTACGCAGTGCTGCACGAAACTCTCTATGCCGGCCCCGGCTGCGCGACCAACTGGTCGGCGCACCGCATTCGCGAGGAATTCGCTGGCTTCGAGGAAGGCGCCGACCATTACCTCACCGGCGAACACATCTACCCGTGGCTCTTCGAAGAAGACCCAGCGCTGCGTCCCTTCGCCGCCGCGGCGAACGAGCTGGCCACCCGCACTGATTGGCCTGCGCTTTACGACGTCCACAACCTCTCAAACTCCCCGGCTACCGCGGCAGCGGCTGTGTATGTGGACGACATCTTCGTGCCGTTCGGCTACTCCATGAACACCGCAGCCATGTACCGCGACTTGCGACCGCTCGTGACCAACCGTTTCCAGCACGACGGACTACGCGTGGATGGGGCCGGAATTGTGCAGGAGCTCGATCGGATGCTGCTTGATCACTAG